A DNA window from Maribellus comscasis contains the following coding sequences:
- a CDS encoding glycoside hydrolase family 43 protein: protein MHRFLLLSLFIFTSFISCHHKTTSQENKAVQIDETFTNPVWDGADPWLTKQGDNYIYCFSANNGISVSRSKLMTKKGEVKEIWQAPQSGWNSNCIWAPEIHFIEGHWYVYYAAGKSGPPFIHQRTGVLRSKTDDVFSDYEDMGMLNTGDEPNDISKNIWAIDMTVFKHQGKLYAVWSGWLKQMDTDATPQHLFIQEMENPYSLKGKRVLLSSPEESWETGGPLNINEGPEVLQHAGQIFIIYSCRESWLKQYRQVMLQLKHPNDDPLNPENWTKKGPVFEGNEKVFGVGHVSFVKSPDDSEDWIIYHSKKDTVPGWDRDVRMQQFLWNEDGTPNFGKATAASVEIKRPSGEVEMEKNGNF, encoded by the coding sequence ATGCATCGATTTCTTTTACTTTCTCTTTTCATTTTTACAAGTTTTATCTCGTGTCATCATAAAACAACTTCTCAAGAAAATAAGGCCGTACAAATTGATGAAACTTTTACAAATCCGGTTTGGGATGGAGCAGACCCGTGGCTAACAAAACAAGGTGATAATTATATTTATTGTTTTTCTGCAAATAATGGTATTTCGGTTTCCCGTTCAAAATTAATGACAAAAAAAGGGGAAGTAAAAGAAATCTGGCAAGCGCCGCAAAGCGGTTGGAACAGCAACTGCATCTGGGCACCTGAAATTCATTTTATCGAAGGACATTGGTATGTATATTATGCAGCAGGCAAATCAGGGCCGCCTTTTATTCACCAGCGAACCGGAGTTTTGCGCTCGAAAACTGATGATGTTTTTAGCGATTACGAAGATATGGGGATGTTAAATACCGGCGATGAGCCAAACGACATTTCAAAGAATATCTGGGCCATTGACATGACCGTTTTTAAACATCAGGGAAAATTGTATGCAGTATGGTCGGGCTGGTTAAAACAGATGGATACAGATGCAACACCTCAGCACCTTTTTATCCAGGAAATGGAAAATCCGTATTCGCTGAAAGGGAAACGTGTGTTGCTTTCGTCGCCTGAAGAAAGCTGGGAAACCGGTGGCCCGTTAAATATAAATGAAGGTCCAGAAGTTCTCCAACACGCAGGCCAGATTTTTATTATTTATTCCTGTCGTGAATCGTGGCTAAAACAGTACCGCCAGGTAATGCTGCAACTAAAACATCCGAACGATGATCCGCTAAATCCCGAAAACTGGACAAAAAAAGGCCCTGTTTTCGAGGGAAACGAAAAAGTATTTGGAGTGGGGCACGTTTCATTTGTAAAATCGCCCGATGACAGTGAAGACTGGATTATCTATCACTCAAAAAAAGACACCGTTCCGGGCTGGGACAGAGACGTGCGGATGCAACAATTTTTGTGGAATGAAGACGGAACACCTAACTTTGGAAAAGCAACTGCTGCCAGTGTTGAAATTAAACGTCCGTCGGGAGAAGTTGAAATGGAAAAAAATGGTAACTTTTAA
- a CDS encoding family 43 glycosylhydrolase: MKRTVLLLATLMLLNLCTHPAKEKKKAFYSNPVIAGDFPDPTIIRVGDTYYAAGTSNDFAPNYPLYESKDLINWKQIGAVFNQPPEWASEDFWAPELFWHNETFYMYYTTKRKDNGIACIGVATTKNIHKGFADHGIIIEWGEEAIDAFVFRDDDGKLYITWKAYGLTPGRDIEILGSELSDDGLSLKGSHFTLTDHEKGWQGAGDEGQCLVKHNDYYYMFYSVGGCCDNRCDYRVRVARSKNLQSGWEQFPEPILKGGDEWRCPGHGTLVTTPNNRYFYLYHSYNSTDFEYIGRQGMLGEVLWDDQTGWPYFKSRTPAVSAEVPFDNTAQKRDSVFYDDFSSDKNFTYWEWDVNYKKPKTKIKDGEIIIAPAEDGINFLGLRPETGDYKMTAEVIQTNDLGGIGIYSNRDFMIALTVNKSELVLSQIQNGEKEILAQESIKEMGAVYLKYEATDGMYFQFFWSENGKDWVPIKIGNEYQVDGTFIAQWGYSPRAGFIVNGKTGNSSHFNGLKVEYTY; the protein is encoded by the coding sequence ATGAAACGAACTGTACTACTCCTGGCAACATTAATGCTACTTAATTTATGCACGCATCCGGCAAAAGAAAAAAAGAAAGCATTTTATTCCAATCCGGTTATTGCCGGTGATTTTCCGGATCCTACCATTATCCGCGTAGGAGACACGTACTATGCAGCCGGAACAAGTAACGATTTTGCTCCAAATTACCCCCTTTACGAATCAAAAGATCTCATCAACTGGAAACAAATTGGTGCTGTTTTTAATCAGCCACCGGAATGGGCTTCTGAGGATTTTTGGGCTCCTGAACTATTCTGGCACAACGAGACTTTTTACATGTATTATACAACCAAACGAAAAGACAACGGAATCGCATGTATTGGCGTGGCAACAACAAAAAATATTCATAAGGGTTTTGCCGACCATGGAATCATTATCGAATGGGGAGAAGAGGCTATTGATGCATTTGTATTTCGTGACGACGACGGAAAATTGTACATCACCTGGAAAGCTTATGGTTTGACCCCAGGTAGGGATATCGAGATATTGGGTTCTGAATTAAGTGACGATGGGTTAAGTCTAAAAGGTTCGCATTTTACTCTAACAGATCATGAAAAAGGCTGGCAAGGCGCTGGTGACGAAGGACAATGCCTGGTAAAACACAACGACTATTATTACATGTTTTATTCTGTTGGTGGATGTTGTGATAATCGCTGCGATTACCGTGTTCGGGTAGCCCGCTCAAAAAATCTTCAGTCGGGATGGGAGCAATTTCCTGAACCAATTTTAAAAGGTGGAGATGAGTGGCGTTGTCCTGGGCATGGCACCCTGGTAACCACCCCAAATAATCGCTATTTCTATTTATACCACTCATATAATTCAACTGATTTTGAATACATTGGAAGACAGGGAATGCTTGGTGAGGTACTATGGGACGATCAAACCGGATGGCCGTATTTTAAAAGCAGAACTCCCGCTGTTAGCGCTGAAGTTCCTTTTGACAACACTGCGCAAAAAAGAGATTCTGTTTTTTATGATGATTTCTCTTCAGATAAGAATTTTACGTATTGGGAATGGGACGTTAATTACAAAAAGCCGAAAACGAAAATTAAAGATGGAGAAATAATTATTGCTCCGGCAGAAGATGGGATTAATTTTTTGGGTCTTCGCCCTGAAACCGGCGATTATAAAATGACCGCAGAAGTGATCCAAACAAATGACTTGGGAGGAATTGGAATTTACAGTAACCGGGATTTTATGATTGCACTTACAGTAAATAAATCAGAGCTAGTACTCTCACAAATACAAAATGGTGAAAAAGAAATCTTAGCGCAAGAGTCAATCAAAGAAATGGGAGCAGTTTATCTAAAATACGAAGCCACTGACGGGATGTATTTCCAGTTCTTTTGGTCGGAAAATGGGAAAGATTGGGTACCAATAAAAATTGGGAATGAATATCAGGTTGATGGCACATTTATAGCCCAGTGGGGATATTCACCGCGTGCAGGATTTATTGTGAATGGGAAAACGGGCAATAGCTCTCATTTTAACGGTTTAAAAGTAGAATATACGTATTAG
- a CDS encoding glycoside hydrolase family 130 protein: MKKQSLRYLVLIFTLTLFVCCQPKKPEVAFKSWVIGPFERPEGVNPIITPSEQTFFCPLTNDTIPWENGDTFNPGAVLKNDTICILYRAEDQSGQGIGMRTSRLGYAQSVDGTTIVKRADSPVLYPTTDDQQAAEWPGGCEDPRVAVTEDGTYVALYTQWNREQARLAVAHSKDLIHWIKYGSVFAKAYDGKFAKLFTKSASVVTTLKDGKLIITKVNGKYLMYWGEQGVFAATSTDLINWEPLVDENEELIALARPRNGFFDSDLTECGPPAVLTNDGIVLIYNGKNKSGAESDTTYTANAYCAGQFLFDKNDPYKVLDRLDKPFLVPEESFEKSGQYPAGTVFVEGLVFHKNKWFLYYGCADSRVAVVVCDENKVQP, encoded by the coding sequence ATGAAAAAACAGTCATTGAGGTACCTGGTGCTGATTTTTACACTTACTCTTTTTGTATGCTGCCAGCCAAAAAAACCTGAGGTAGCATTTAAAAGTTGGGTTATTGGTCCGTTTGAAAGACCGGAGGGTGTAAATCCAATCATCACTCCTTCAGAACAAACTTTTTTCTGTCCCTTAACCAATGATACTATTCCATGGGAAAATGGCGATACATTTAATCCGGGAGCAGTTTTAAAAAACGATACCATTTGTATTTTGTATCGTGCCGAAGATCAATCCGGTCAGGGAATCGGAATGCGGACTTCGCGGCTGGGTTATGCACAAAGTGTTGATGGTACCACCATCGTGAAACGGGCTGATTCGCCGGTTTTATATCCAACCACCGACGATCAACAAGCGGCTGAATGGCCCGGTGGGTGCGAAGATCCGCGCGTTGCTGTAACCGAAGACGGTACTTATGTAGCTTTGTATACACAGTGGAACCGGGAACAGGCACGGTTGGCAGTTGCGCACTCCAAAGATCTGATTCACTGGATCAAATACGGTTCTGTTTTTGCAAAAGCCTACGACGGAAAATTTGCCAAACTTTTTACCAAATCCGCCTCGGTTGTTACAACGCTAAAAGACGGGAAACTGATTATTACAAAAGTAAATGGAAAATACCTGATGTACTGGGGAGAACAAGGTGTTTTTGCCGCCACATCCACCGATTTAATCAACTGGGAACCGTTGGTAGATGAAAACGAAGAGTTGATTGCACTGGCCCGGCCACGTAATGGTTTCTTCGATAGTGATTTGACTGAATGTGGCCCGCCCGCTGTGCTTACCAACGATGGAATTGTGCTGATTTACAACGGGAAAAACAAATCGGGTGCTGAAAGTGATACCACCTACACGGCAAACGCCTATTGCGCCGGGCAGTTTCTTTTTGATAAAAATGATCCTTACAAAGTGCTCGACCGGCTGGATAAACCTTTTTTAGTTCCCGAAGAATCGTTTGAAAAAAGCGGCCAGTACCCCGCAGGAACTGTATTTGTGGAAGGACTGGTTTTTCATAAAAATAAATGGTTTCTTTACTATGGTTGTGCTGATTCACGTGTTGCAGTGGTGGTTTGCGATGAGAATAAAGTTCAACCATGA
- a CDS encoding glycoside hydrolase family 43 protein yields MKKIILKSSVLIFIALVALSLDGISQEQTSGNPVFDGWYADPEGIIFNNEYWIYPTYSAPYEEQVFMDAFSSADMVQWTKHKKIIDTTAVKWANRAMWAPAIIKKDGHYFLFFAANDIQSNDEKGGIGIGIAEQPEGPYKDYLGKPLLDKFHNGAQPIDQFIFHDKDGQYYMIYGGWRHCNIVKMKDDFTGFLPFEDGTVFKEITPEGYVEGPFMFIRNGKYYFMWSEGGWTGPNYSVAYAIADSPFGPFKRIGKILKQDPEVATGAGHHSVIQIPGKDEYYIVYHRRPLSETDGNHRVTCIDRMEFDENGFIKPVKITFEGVKARPLK; encoded by the coding sequence ATGAAGAAAATAATTCTCAAAAGTTCGGTATTAATTTTTATAGCTTTAGTCGCGCTTTCATTAGACGGAATATCACAGGAACAGACATCGGGCAACCCGGTTTTTGATGGCTGGTATGCAGATCCTGAAGGAATAATTTTTAATAATGAATATTGGATTTATCCGACATATTCAGCTCCATACGAAGAACAGGTTTTTATGGATGCATTTTCTTCAGCTGACATGGTTCAATGGACAAAACATAAAAAAATTATTGATACAACTGCGGTTAAATGGGCCAACCGGGCCATGTGGGCACCGGCAATTATTAAAAAGGACGGACATTATTTTTTGTTTTTCGCCGCTAACGATATACAAAGCAACGATGAAAAAGGCGGCATTGGAATTGGAATTGCCGAACAACCTGAAGGTCCTTACAAAGATTATTTAGGTAAACCGCTGCTGGACAAATTTCATAATGGCGCACAACCTATAGACCAGTTTATCTTTCACGACAAAGATGGTCAGTATTACATGATTTACGGAGGCTGGCGGCACTGCAACATTGTAAAAATGAAAGACGATTTTACTGGTTTTTTGCCTTTTGAAGATGGAACTGTTTTTAAGGAAATTACACCCGAAGGATACGTGGAAGGTCCGTTTATGTTCATCCGAAACGGAAAGTACTATTTTATGTGGAGCGAAGGCGGCTGGACAGGACCGAACTACAGCGTGGCATATGCGATTGCCGATTCACCGTTTGGTCCGTTTAAACGCATTGGCAAAATATTGAAACAGGACCCTGAGGTCGCAACCGGAGCCGGGCATCATTCAGTAATTCAAATTCCGGGAAAAGACGAATACTACATCGTATACCATCGCAGGCCGCTAAGCGAAACCGACGGCAACCATCGGGTGACTTGTATCGACCGTATGGAATTTGATGAGAACGGATTTATAAAACCCGTAAAAATTACTTTTGAAGGAGTGAAAGCAAGACCGCTAAAATAG
- a CDS encoding RNA polymerase sigma factor — protein MDEDKRVKRLISGDKAVINELYADYSSRLYHFAFGYLKSGADSLDIVQEVFVNLWNSRKNLKKNSNLEAYLFTVAKNTIISVFRKRLSEKNYLENLKFEVVDNSIDTESKVNYDLLAEKVQELIEKLPPQRRRIYVMCKEKGYTNQLVASELNISLKTVEDHMTKARKFLKENLSEYGFIALLYVALFLS, from the coding sequence ATGGATGAGGATAAACGCGTTAAACGACTGATTTCGGGTGATAAGGCAGTGATAAACGAGCTTTATGCCGATTATAGTTCCAGGCTTTATCATTTTGCGTTTGGCTATTTAAAGTCAGGGGCAGATTCGCTTGATATTGTTCAGGAAGTGTTTGTGAATCTTTGGAATAGCAGAAAGAATTTAAAAAAGAACTCAAATCTGGAAGCCTATCTTTTTACTGTTGCAAAAAATACGATTATCTCGGTTTTCCGAAAAAGGCTTTCTGAAAAAAATTACCTTGAAAATCTGAAATTTGAAGTTGTTGACAATAGTATCGACACCGAGTCGAAAGTTAATTATGATCTGTTAGCCGAAAAAGTGCAGGAATTAATTGAAAAACTTCCTCCCCAGAGGCGACGTATTTATGTTATGTGTAAAGAAAAAGGATACACGAATCAGTTGGTTGCAAGCGAATTAAATATTTCTTTAAAAACAGTGGAAGATCACATGACCAAAGCACGAAAATTTCTAAAAGAAAATTTAAGCGAATATGGATTTATTGCACTTTTGTACGTTGCGCTTTTCCTCTCATAA
- a CDS encoding FecR family protein codes for MKDYFRKYLEGRCSEDEFLSFINLFLKADKQKELTKNMEEDWKSVRANKKTPDLSPTLHKIHFEINKQEKSENKTRKIVTYLTRIAAVLFIPLAVAFFFTVQKNTSSDVKNQTISTPLASKTNFELPDGSMVYLNAGSSLSFPEKFTGKKRLVKLSGEAYFDVKKSKQPFEVETSELTVNVLGTAFNVMAYQNTLPEVTLERGKVVVNTKSNLQKTLQPGEQAVIDITANTISVNNVETELFTSWINNRLIFKNEMLGNVVQKLERWYNISIEIDNEPLEQKRINATIEYESISEVMELLEITLPIKFEYKKNERKLLIKSSRP; via the coding sequence ATGAAGGATTATTTTAGAAAATATTTGGAAGGCCGGTGTTCTGAAGATGAATTCCTGTCGTTTATCAATCTTTTTTTAAAAGCAGATAAGCAAAAGGAGTTGACGAAGAATATGGAGGAGGACTGGAAAAGTGTTCGTGCCAATAAAAAAACGCCTGATTTATCCCCTACCCTTCATAAAATTCATTTCGAAATAAATAAACAGGAAAAATCTGAAAATAAGACCAGGAAAATAGTTACATACTTAACAAGAATTGCCGCTGTTCTTTTTATTCCTCTAGCCGTTGCTTTCTTTTTCACGGTTCAGAAAAATACTTCTTCTGATGTTAAAAATCAAACCATTTCGACACCACTGGCTTCAAAAACAAATTTTGAGCTACCTGATGGTTCAATGGTTTACCTTAATGCCGGTTCTTCGTTAAGCTTTCCCGAAAAATTCACGGGAAAAAAACGGCTGGTTAAACTAAGCGGAGAAGCTTACTTTGATGTAAAAAAAAGCAAACAGCCGTTCGAAGTAGAAACTTCTGAATTGACGGTCAACGTTTTGGGAACGGCCTTTAATGTAATGGCTTACCAAAATACGCTTCCTGAAGTAACTCTGGAGAGAGGAAAAGTAGTTGTGAACACAAAATCCAACCTACAAAAAACATTACAGCCGGGCGAGCAGGCTGTCATTGACATAACTGCCAACACAATTTCTGTAAATAATGTGGAGACTGAATTATTTACTTCCTGGATAAACAACCGCCTTATTTTTAAAAACGAGATGTTAGGAAATGTGGTACAAAAGCTGGAACGTTGGTATAACATTTCTATTGAAATTGATAACGAACCTCTGGAACAAAAAAGAATAAATGCAACTATCGAATACGAATCGATTAGTGAAGTTATGGAATTACTGGAAATTACTTTACCAATAAAATTTGAATACAAAAAAAACGAACGAAAACTGCTTATAAAAAGCAGTCGACCATAA
- a CDS encoding TonB-dependent receptor has product MKKKRLEKILIGNFFLKLLTIMKLSLFIVCLTAFSVVASESYSQSTKLSLEMRNVSINSVLKEIEDKSEFRFFYSEDVDTKKTVSVYFKNSNIADILDEIFEGTSIVFKIVGRQIALYNNTEDKMSFPWMQQQSVSISGRVTDSDGQLLPGVTVIEKGTTNGTVTNIDGEYNLDKISSGAVLQFSFVGMKTQEIPFSGQSVINVVLENDAIGIEEVVAVGYGTMKRGAVTGAVSAIEGKELTIAPSTNTTAMMAGRLPGLIVQQKSGQPGNDIASYSIRGFGSALIIVDGVERNFTQLDPNEIESVTVLKDASASIYGSRAGNGVVLVTTKRGKSGAPNISFNSSFSVSQPTAFPDYVNAYQFASMLTQAEGGVGSGSTFSQEDIDKYKEGTEPGYVSTNWKKEVMREWAPQQLHNLNINGGNEVTKYYFNLGYLNQGSMWRSGDGIYQRFNISSNVDVNISKRLSAQFDISWRREDRDDPHDLSTIFNDLYFANPTVDISNWPSPELIPVAAPTRATEDQPVATSTQSMSGYIKDQRDYFNGSIFLKYELPVSGLSIDSKVDLWSYNRYRNEFQKTFEVWEYDYENQVHSSAGTIGENYVGKTSYRSQKVTAQLALRYEKNFNSHSIKGLLLNEMIYDKSDNFWASRSNLISSSLPYLYAGSTDTQLNSDAVYEDGRHSLVGRVNYSFGNKYLAEVSFRYDGSPRFAENKRWGFFPGVSLGWRISEESFMQDGFFNNLKLRASAGRTGRDAISDYDYLTGYELVTGINNVYLFGDETYTRLQSIGLANENITWEKIDLYNLGLDASILDGKFGSELDAFYRKRSGILATRESTVANTFGATLPAENINSLDNRGFEITLYHKRRVGDFSYNITANYSWSRAKWLHYEERETFEDADDERIHKVSGKWTNRTLGYLTDGFFNSQEEIDNETVDQDQGGNVSIEPGDIRYVDYNGDGIITERDKVVLGKGTTPESMFGINMSASYKGFDFSMLWQGASGFVSRFNNDNNIGGLRASAGVPLAYQWEYQWNPDHPEDAQLPAPNVAGVKAHNMYLNDMYIKDATYMRLKNVTFGYNLPKSFLNSTGIEKVRFFISGLNLLTFYDFGIFKDYDPEITSSNAQETYPIQRVFSAGVNVTL; this is encoded by the coding sequence ATGAAAAAAAAGAGATTGGAGAAGATCCTTATTGGGAATTTCTTCCTAAAACTTTTAACAATTATGAAACTAAGCCTTTTTATCGTTTGCCTAACCGCGTTTTCAGTTGTAGCCTCTGAAAGCTATTCTCAATCGACAAAACTTTCACTCGAAATGAGAAACGTTAGTATAAACAGCGTTCTAAAAGAGATTGAAGACAAGAGTGAATTCCGTTTTTTTTATTCCGAAGATGTTGATACAAAAAAAACAGTATCAGTATATTTTAAAAACTCGAACATCGCTGATATTTTAGACGAAATTTTTGAAGGGACATCTATCGTTTTTAAGATTGTTGGGCGTCAGATTGCTTTATATAACAATACCGAAGATAAAATGTCGTTCCCATGGATGCAGCAACAATCTGTTTCGATTAGCGGTCGGGTCACCGACTCAGATGGGCAGCTTTTGCCTGGTGTAACAGTAATAGAAAAAGGTACCACCAATGGTACCGTTACCAATATCGACGGAGAGTATAACCTTGACAAAATTTCCAGCGGGGCGGTCCTGCAATTTTCTTTTGTTGGAATGAAAACACAGGAAATTCCATTTTCAGGGCAATCCGTAATCAACGTTGTTTTGGAAAATGATGCTATTGGCATTGAAGAAGTAGTTGCCGTTGGTTATGGAACGATGAAAAGAGGGGCTGTTACCGGAGCCGTTTCCGCGATAGAAGGAAAAGAACTGACAATCGCACCGTCAACCAACACAACAGCTATGATGGCAGGACGTCTGCCGGGGTTAATTGTGCAACAGAAATCGGGTCAACCGGGTAACGATATAGCAAGTTATTCCATTCGGGGGTTTGGAAGCGCATTGATTATTGTAGATGGAGTAGAACGTAATTTTACACAGCTTGATCCGAACGAAATAGAATCTGTAACAGTTTTAAAAGATGCTTCTGCCTCTATATATGGTTCAAGGGCTGGAAATGGCGTCGTATTGGTTACAACAAAAAGAGGAAAATCAGGAGCTCCAAATATTTCATTCAATTCAAGTTTTTCGGTATCACAACCAACAGCATTTCCCGATTATGTAAATGCTTATCAGTTTGCATCAATGCTTACCCAGGCAGAAGGAGGTGTTGGCTCAGGTTCAACATTTAGCCAGGAAGATATCGATAAATATAAAGAAGGTACAGAGCCTGGATATGTGAGTACGAACTGGAAAAAAGAGGTAATGCGGGAATGGGCTCCCCAACAACTCCACAATTTAAATATCAATGGAGGAAATGAAGTAACCAAATACTATTTTAATCTTGGATATTTAAACCAGGGGTCAATGTGGCGCTCAGGCGATGGTATATACCAACGTTTTAACATTTCTTCCAATGTAGATGTAAATATCTCGAAAAGATTGTCAGCACAGTTCGATATTAGCTGGCGCAGGGAAGACAGGGACGACCCTCACGACCTTAGTACAATTTTTAACGACCTCTATTTTGCCAATCCTACAGTTGATATCTCAAATTGGCCTTCTCCGGAACTTATCCCGGTAGCTGCTCCTACCCGGGCAACTGAAGACCAGCCTGTAGCTACCTCAACACAAAGTATGTCGGGATATATAAAAGACCAAAGAGACTACTTCAACGGTTCTATATTTCTTAAGTATGAACTACCGGTAAGTGGATTATCAATTGATTCAAAAGTAGATTTGTGGTCATATAACCGTTACCGGAATGAATTCCAAAAAACATTTGAAGTATGGGAATACGATTATGAGAATCAAGTCCATTCAAGTGCCGGAACAATAGGCGAAAATTATGTTGGAAAAACATCTTACAGAAGCCAAAAAGTTACCGCCCAGTTGGCACTCCGTTACGAAAAAAATTTTAATAGCCACAGCATAAAAGGACTTCTTCTAAATGAAATGATTTATGATAAGTCGGACAATTTCTGGGCTTCCCGCTCTAATCTGATTTCATCTTCACTACCCTATCTTTACGCCGGCAGCACAGATACACAGCTTAACAGTGACGCAGTATACGAAGATGGCCGGCATAGCCTCGTAGGACGTGTCAATTATTCTTTCGGTAATAAATACCTGGCAGAAGTGTCATTCCGCTATGATGGTTCTCCACGCTTTGCAGAAAATAAGCGGTGGGGATTTTTCCCTGGTGTTTCACTAGGATGGAGAATTTCTGAGGAATCCTTTATGCAAGACGGCTTTTTTAATAATCTAAAGTTACGGGCATCGGCCGGAAGAACCGGACGAGATGCCATATCAGACTATGACTATCTTACAGGCTACGAATTAGTTACAGGAATAAATAACGTATATCTCTTTGGCGATGAAACCTATACTCGTCTTCAAAGTATCGGATTGGCAAATGAAAACATTACATGGGAAAAAATAGATCTTTATAATCTAGGTCTCGATGCCTCTATACTGGATGGGAAATTTGGAAGTGAATTGGATGCATTTTACAGAAAACGCAGTGGCATATTGGCAACCAGAGAATCGACTGTTGCCAACACTTTTGGAGCAACCTTGCCGGCCGAAAACATCAACAGCCTGGACAACAGAGGATTTGAAATCACTTTATATCACAAAAGACGAGTGGGTGATTTTAGCTACAATATCACAGCCAATTACTCCTGGAGCAGAGCAAAATGGCTTCATTATGAAGAAAGAGAAACTTTTGAAGATGCCGATGATGAACGTATACATAAAGTAAGTGGGAAATGGACCAACCGCACTTTAGGATACCTTACCGATGGTTTCTTTAACTCTCAGGAAGAAATTGATAACGAAACTGTTGACCAGGATCAGGGAGGAAACGTTTCAATTGAGCCTGGTGATATTCGTTATGTTGATTACAATGGAGACGGTATAATTACAGAACGCGATAAAGTTGTCTTGGGAAAAGGAACAACTCCTGAATCAATGTTTGGGATTAACATGTCTGCTTCTTATAAAGGATTTGATTTTAGTATGCTATGGCAGGGAGCTTCAGGCTTCGTATCTCGTTTTAATAATGATAATAATATTGGTGGTCTTAGAGCAAGTGCCGGAGTGCCTTTAGCTTATCAATGGGAATATCAATGGAATCCTGATCATCCGGAGGATGCACAATTGCCTGCGCCGAATGTAGCCGGTGTTAAAGCACATAATATGTATTTGAATGATATGTATATAAAAGATGCCACATATATGAGGCTAAAGAATGTAACCTTTGGTTATAACCTGCCAAAGTCATTTCTGAATAGTACAGGAATAGAAAAAGTGCGTTTCTTTATATCAGGGCTTAACCTACTTACTTTTTACGATTTTGGAATTTTTAAAGATTATGATCCGGAAATTACCTCTTCAAATGCTCAGGAAACCTATCCGATACAAAGAGTGTTTTCGGCAGGTGTTAATGTTACATTATAG